The following coding sequences lie in one Metopolophium dirhodum isolate CAU chromosome 5, ASM1992520v1, whole genome shotgun sequence genomic window:
- the LOC132944512 gene encoding rhotekin-like isoform X3 has translation MAPTSKNLRKSLSTKCQLPSSLTNDKENAFLHSVSEFHSRIRRRESIRLKYKDYELEQKMEFEMKMREGTTRLLAACKHQTQSLQAAKSLLTSNERMTAYIAELHRKSREPPQIGWNGGKARVSLSDLRLPLMWRDTDHFKNKGDYRRFAVFCLAKIGTQLYDTSLMFPVDRSMTDVTFNDVLLFENVGPDFKLDLEVYAHVLRDDFSIASTPRKIKNTLHSSISRTVGKKLAATLRDELNSGKIGPNFELMASAKLTLEEVDDRVHTHDMKIESTPENRNNQLPLFGHFCCRLAAQPQCISSPVYSGCVQPRDEASSSWANLQAFELSIWSTEEEAKSQPPQKTFRVDRNTVIRALKINNEIEISNESEKRTVSFIFSVENGEEKGNWLKYLVQHTKEHNKWKKAAENVMEVQLLETNRHSFVKPERQGSLYDETPLFESFDKSSHDKNRPTVMDMFSNGGQVSTTSLSSCSSTGSMSHNLRSNSSSSSSSTVSSSGTQRRSHWPFSRKT, from the exons GACTACGAATTGGAACAAAAAATGGAATTTGAGATGAAAATGCGTGAGGGCACGACACGACTCCTTGCCGCTTGCAAACATCAAACGCAATCGTTGCAAGCCGCCAAGAGCTTGTTGACGTCTAACGAAAGGATGACCGCTTACATCGCTGAATTGCACCGGAAGAGCCGAGAACCCCCACA gaTTGGATGGAACGGTGGAAAGGCTCGGGTGTCACTTTCGGACTTACGACTCCCGCTGATGTGGCGGGACACGGACCATTTCAAGAATAAAGGTGACTACCGGCGATTTGCAGTGTTCTGTTTGGCTAAAATCGGTACGCAACTGTATGATACAAGCCTCATGTTCCCGGTTGACAGATCCATGACCGACGTTACGTTTAACGACGTATTGCTCTT TGAAAACGTCGGGCCTGATTTCAAACTTGACTTGGAAGTATACGCCCATGTACTGCGCGACGACTTTTCGATTGCGAGCACCCCGAGGAAAATTAAGAATACGTTGCACAGTTCCATAAGCCGCACGGTTGGTAAAAAGTTGGCTGCCACGTTGAGAGACGAACTGAATAGTGGTAAAAT TGGACCTAATTTTGAACTAATGGCATCAGCTAAACTGACTTTAGAAGAAGTGGATGACCGAGTACATACGCACGATATGAAAATCGAGAGCACTC CAGAAAACCGTAATAATCAGTTACCTCTGTTTGGTCATTTTTGTTGTCGGTTGGCTGCACAACCCCAGTGTATATCGTCCCCGGTATATTCAGGGTGTGTACAGCCACGAGATGAAGCTTCTTCCTCATGGGCCAACCTCCAAGCATTTGAACTGTCTATATGGTCAACAGAAGAAGAAGCAAAATCTCAACCACCTCAGAAAACATTTCGTGTTGATAGG AATACAGTAATTCGAGCGCTGAAGATCAATAATGAAATTGAAATATCCAACGAATCTGAAAAGCGAACAGTATCGTTTATATTTTCAGTAGAAAACGGTGAGGAAAAGGGCAACTggctaaaatatttagttcagcATACCAAAGAACATAACAA aTGGAAAAAAGCGGCTGAAAATGTCATGGAAGTACAGTTGTTAGAAACTAACAGACATTCATTTGTTAAGCCAGAGCGACAAGGATCACTTTATGATGAAACTCCACTTTTTG aatCTTTTGACAAGAGCAGTCACGATAAGAACAGGCCTACTGTAATGGATATGTTTTCCAATGGAGGCCAAGTCTCAACTACCAGTCTAAGCTCATGTTCATCCACCGGTTCTATGTCTCATAATCTACGCTCAAACTCATCctcatcatcatcatcgacTGTGAGCAGTAGTGGAACCCAACGACGATCACATTGGCCGTTTTCTAGGAAAACGTGA
- the LOC132944512 gene encoding rhotekin-like isoform X4: MYRIQLYIVPEDSDTCQGMHGVKNSTQTMNIHKDYELEQKMEFEMKMREGTTRLLAACKHQTQSLQAAKSLLTSNERMTAYIAELHRKSREPPQIGWNGGKARVSLSDLRLPLMWRDTDHFKNKGDYRRFAVFCLAKIGTQLYDTSLMFPVDRSMTDVTFNDVLLFENVGPDFKLDLEVYAHVLRDDFSIASTPRKIKNTLHSSISRTVGKKLAATLRDELNSGKIGPNFELMASAKLTLEEVDDRVHTHDMKIESTPENRNNQLPLFGHFCCRLAAQPQCISSPVYSGCVQPRDEASSSWANLQAFELSIWSTEEEAKSQPPQKTFRVDRNTVIRALKINNEIEISNESEKRTVSFIFSVENGEEKGNWLKYLVQHTKEHNKWKKAAENVMEVQLLETNRHSFVKPERQGSLYDETPLFESFDKSSHDKNRPTVMDMFSNGGQVSTTSLSSCSSTGSMSHNLRSNSSSSSSSTVSSSGTQRRSHWPFSRKT, translated from the exons GACTACGAATTGGAACAAAAAATGGAATTTGAGATGAAAATGCGTGAGGGCACGACACGACTCCTTGCCGCTTGCAAACATCAAACGCAATCGTTGCAAGCCGCCAAGAGCTTGTTGACGTCTAACGAAAGGATGACCGCTTACATCGCTGAATTGCACCGGAAGAGCCGAGAACCCCCACA gaTTGGATGGAACGGTGGAAAGGCTCGGGTGTCACTTTCGGACTTACGACTCCCGCTGATGTGGCGGGACACGGACCATTTCAAGAATAAAGGTGACTACCGGCGATTTGCAGTGTTCTGTTTGGCTAAAATCGGTACGCAACTGTATGATACAAGCCTCATGTTCCCGGTTGACAGATCCATGACCGACGTTACGTTTAACGACGTATTGCTCTT TGAAAACGTCGGGCCTGATTTCAAACTTGACTTGGAAGTATACGCCCATGTACTGCGCGACGACTTTTCGATTGCGAGCACCCCGAGGAAAATTAAGAATACGTTGCACAGTTCCATAAGCCGCACGGTTGGTAAAAAGTTGGCTGCCACGTTGAGAGACGAACTGAATAGTGGTAAAAT TGGACCTAATTTTGAACTAATGGCATCAGCTAAACTGACTTTAGAAGAAGTGGATGACCGAGTACATACGCACGATATGAAAATCGAGAGCACTC CAGAAAACCGTAATAATCAGTTACCTCTGTTTGGTCATTTTTGTTGTCGGTTGGCTGCACAACCCCAGTGTATATCGTCCCCGGTATATTCAGGGTGTGTACAGCCACGAGATGAAGCTTCTTCCTCATGGGCCAACCTCCAAGCATTTGAACTGTCTATATGGTCAACAGAAGAAGAAGCAAAATCTCAACCACCTCAGAAAACATTTCGTGTTGATAGG AATACAGTAATTCGAGCGCTGAAGATCAATAATGAAATTGAAATATCCAACGAATCTGAAAAGCGAACAGTATCGTTTATATTTTCAGTAGAAAACGGTGAGGAAAAGGGCAACTggctaaaatatttagttcagcATACCAAAGAACATAACAA aTGGAAAAAAGCGGCTGAAAATGTCATGGAAGTACAGTTGTTAGAAACTAACAGACATTCATTTGTTAAGCCAGAGCGACAAGGATCACTTTATGATGAAACTCCACTTTTTG aatCTTTTGACAAGAGCAGTCACGATAAGAACAGGCCTACTGTAATGGATATGTTTTCCAATGGAGGCCAAGTCTCAACTACCAGTCTAAGCTCATGTTCATCCACCGGTTCTATGTCTCATAATCTACGCTCAAACTCATCctcatcatcatcatcgacTGTGAGCAGTAGTGGAACCCAACGACGATCACATTGGCCGTTTTCTAGGAAAACGTGA